The following are from one region of the Anaeropeptidivorans aminofermentans genome:
- the tdh gene encoding L-threonine 3-dehydrogenase, whose amino-acid sequence MKSTMKAIVKKYPQFDGLVLEDVPIPEIGDDEVLVKIKRTAICGTDVHIYDWNEWAQRTIKTPMTIGHEFVGTIVQVGKHVKNLSEGTLVSAEGHVICHTCRNCLAGKGHLCKTAQGIGVNRTGIFAEYAAIPAANIWVADENIPLDLLACFDPLGNATHTALSFNMVGEDVLVTGAGPIGIMAVAIARHVGARNIVVTDVNPYRLDMAMEFGATAALDVRTEKIEDCFKKLNIKEGFDIGLEMSGNGRAFNDMINAMYNGGKIALLGLINNDTVIDWDKVIFNGLTIKGIYGREIFETWYKMSAMIQSGLDLEKIITHRFSYKDFHEGFETMRSGKSGKIVLNWE is encoded by the coding sequence ATGAAGAGTACAATGAAGGCAATTGTTAAAAAATATCCTCAGTTTGACGGCCTTGTTCTTGAGGATGTGCCTATTCCGGAGATAGGTGACGATGAGGTTCTTGTTAAAATAAAAAGAACCGCTATCTGCGGAACAGATGTGCATATTTACGATTGGAACGAGTGGGCTCAAAGGACTATAAAAACTCCTATGACCATAGGCCATGAATTTGTAGGAACAATCGTTCAGGTAGGAAAGCATGTTAAAAATCTGTCAGAAGGAACCCTTGTTTCCGCCGAAGGCCATGTTATATGCCATACCTGCCGTAACTGCCTTGCCGGAAAAGGGCACCTTTGCAAAACAGCACAGGGTATCGGCGTTAACCGTACGGGTATTTTTGCGGAATATGCCGCAATACCTGCCGCTAATATCTGGGTAGCGGATGAAAATATACCCCTTGATCTTCTTGCATGTTTCGACCCCTTAGGCAACGCAACTCATACTGCCCTTAGCTTTAACATGGTAGGAGAGGACGTTCTTGTTACGGGAGCAGGCCCTATAGGTATTATGGCAGTTGCCATAGCCCGCCACGTAGGCGCAAGAAACATCGTTGTTACAGACGTGAACCCTTATAGGCTTGATATGGCCATGGAATTTGGAGCAACCGCTGCTCTCGATGTTCGTACTGAAAAAATAGAAGATTGCTTTAAAAAGCTTAATATAAAAGAGGGCTTTGATATAGGTCTTGAAATGAGCGGAAACGGCAGAGCCTTTAACGATATGATAAACGCCATGTATAACGGCGGAAAAATCGCCCTTTTAGGTCTTATCAATAACGATACAGTGATTGACTGGGACAAAGTAATATTTAATGGACTTACCATAAAGGGAATCTACGGAAGAGAGATTTTTGAAACATGGTACAAAATGAGCGCCATGATTCAAAGCGGCCTTGACCTTGAAAAAATCATCACCCACAGATTCAGCTATAAAGACTTCCATGAAGGCTTTGAAACCATGAGAAGCGGAAAATCAGGCAAAATCGTGTTAAACTGGGAGTAA
- the nagA gene encoding N-acetylglucosamine-6-phosphate deacetylase: MLYTLKASEIYLENQILYNSSIAVNEKGIIAEIAPSTDSGEVIDLGDLRLMPGLIDIHVHGGNGYDTMDASYHSLNQISLFKLKEGVTSFCPTTVTASLPHTVKAIKAINEAMEKGVDGAKIIGPFLEGPYINESYKGAHPEKSIRDINEEEIYALIKECKGIVSFAIAPEKKGAMKLIERLSQEGIIIRIGHSAATYEEALKAFESGAKIVIHAYNAMTQLKSREPGLLGAAMAKDELYAEIICDTIHVHPASVKILMNAKPKDKTVLVTDCMMAGGLKDGEYTLGELPVKVENSIARTFEGALAGSTLSLSKAVYNTYAHSGQNVLQALNMASLNPAKALQIDKYTGSIKEGKFADIIATDPNMNIKFVMVNGQIKINL, translated from the coding sequence ATGCTATATACTTTAAAGGCATCTGAAATATATCTTGAAAACCAGATTTTATATAATTCCTCAATTGCTGTAAACGAAAAGGGCATAATCGCAGAGATTGCCCCGTCAACTGATTCTGGAGAAGTCATAGATTTAGGTGATTTAAGGCTTATGCCGGGGCTTATCGATATTCATGTCCACGGCGGAAACGGCTATGACACAATGGATGCCTCCTATCATTCATTAAACCAAATATCCCTTTTCAAACTTAAAGAAGGGGTAACCTCTTTCTGCCCTACTACAGTTACTGCAAGCCTTCCCCATACGGTTAAAGCCATAAAAGCCATAAACGAGGCTATGGAAAAAGGTGTAGACGGCGCAAAAATCATAGGCCCCTTTCTTGAAGGACCCTATATAAATGAAAGCTATAAAGGCGCCCACCCGGAAAAAAGCATCAGGGATATAAACGAAGAAGAAATTTATGCTTTGATAAAGGAATGTAAAGGCATTGTATCCTTTGCCATAGCTCCTGAAAAAAAGGGCGCAATGAAGCTTATAGAAAGACTTTCCCAAGAGGGAATTATAATACGGATAGGCCACAGCGCCGCCACCTACGAAGAAGCTTTAAAGGCCTTTGAATCCGGTGCAAAAATCGTGATCCATGCCTATAACGCCATGACCCAGCTTAAATCAAGAGAACCGGGGCTTCTAGGGGCCGCTATGGCTAAAGATGAGCTTTACGCGGAAATCATATGCGATACCATCCATGTGCACCCTGCATCTGTAAAAATACTCATGAATGCAAAGCCCAAGGATAAAACAGTCCTTGTGACAGACTGCATGATGGCGGGCGGCCTTAAAGACGGAGAATATACCTTAGGCGAGCTTCCTGTAAAGGTTGAAAACAGCATCGCAAGAACCTTTGAAGGGGCTTTGGCCGGAAGCACCTTAAGCCTTTCAAAAGCTGTTTACAATACCTATGCCCATTCGGGGCAAAATGTTCTGCAAGCCCTGAATATGGCAAGCTTAAACCCTGCAAAGGCGCTGCAAATAGACAAATATACCGGAAGCATTAAAGAAGGGAAATTTGCAGACATCATCGCAACAGACCCTAATATGAATATTAAATTTGTCATGGTAAACGGACAGATAAAAATAAATTTATAA
- a CDS encoding GGDEF domain-containing protein — MGRKYKAGIYSFEKMFFNELNSDYRSEFCKMCADRNIGRLKTMLTLNIFLQIGLNFIMRNMNPHMYFYKIEWDMELRLFFSATYVLYNVISLLIILKLEELRKETMYSSSLNLFAVLAIMIGFGFYEAFHSVLEIAYSGSVYRLIASILIIVFVPLLDRRIKAGLLLYYMLAVESAAFYIPKESIYFSNIRIFMVAITILSFISWSIVHSNAIKDFYIWQEMLEKIKRLENAINDLEYLSETDPLVQIANRRFINSYLERVWNQARRDRTKVFFMMADIDRFKSYNDTYGHTQGDECLKIVAATMKKSLKRSTDIVGRFGGEEFAVILTSVTDEGFEKTAEKIRKDVEMLKIPNEGNIPYGFVTISIGASSMIPLGEETYEALIERADKALYEAKDTGRNKVCFYR, encoded by the coding sequence ATGGGGCGGAAATATAAAGCTGGAATCTACTCTTTTGAAAAAATGTTTTTTAATGAACTTAACTCTGATTACAGGTCTGAATTTTGTAAAATGTGTGCCGACAGAAACATCGGGCGTTTAAAGACGATGCTTACATTAAATATATTTCTCCAGATAGGCCTTAATTTTATAATGAGAAATATGAATCCCCATATGTACTTTTATAAAATAGAGTGGGATATGGAACTTCGTCTCTTTTTTTCGGCAACTTATGTCCTTTATAATGTCATTTCTTTATTGATTATACTTAAACTTGAAGAGCTTCGAAAAGAAACTATGTATTCTTCCAGCCTGAACTTATTTGCTGTTTTGGCAATAATGATAGGATTTGGTTTTTATGAAGCATTTCATTCTGTTCTTGAAATTGCCTATTCAGGCAGTGTATACAGGCTTATTGCAAGTATTCTTATTATAGTTTTTGTTCCTTTGCTGGATAGAAGAATAAAAGCAGGGCTTCTTCTTTATTATATGCTTGCAGTCGAATCTGCCGCATTTTATATCCCTAAGGAAAGCATATATTTTTCAAATATCAGAATTTTTATGGTGGCAATTACGATTTTAAGCTTTATTTCATGGAGTATTGTGCATTCAAATGCTATAAAAGATTTTTATATATGGCAGGAAATGCTTGAAAAAATAAAAAGGCTTGAAAACGCCATAAATGACCTTGAGTATTTAAGCGAAACAGACCCGCTTGTTCAAATAGCAAACAGAAGATTTATCAATTCCTATCTTGAACGGGTATGGAATCAGGCCAGACGGGATCGGACAAAAGTATTTTTTATGATGGCGGATATCGACCGGTTTAAAAGCTATAATGATACCTATGGCCATACCCAGGGAGATGAATGCCTTAAAATCGTTGCAGCCACGATGAAGAAAAGCCTTAAAAGGTCCACAGATATTGTAGGCAGGTTCGGCGGAGAGGAATTTGCCGTTATACTCACCAGCGTAACCGATGAGGGGTTTGAAAAAACAGCGGAGAAAATCAGAAAAGATGTAGAGATGCTAAAAATCCCAAACGAAGGCAATATTCCCTACGGCTTTGTAACCATAAGCATAGGCGCATCTTCTATGATACCTTTGGGAGAAGAGACCTATGAAGCACTTATTGAAAGAGCAGATAAAGCCCTTTACGAAGCAAAGGATACAGGAAGAAACAAGGTCTGTTTTTATAGATAA
- a CDS encoding histidine phosphatase family protein, which yields MEINFYILRHGETVYNTEKRMQGWSDSPLTEKGEKKASQLGESLKNFRFDAVFTSDLGRAVKTSELIMEKNHYPAPFFTEQGLREWGLGSLEGTVSYVSVITAALDRCKDSSNTRNFLENFAISARERDASKKAETYEKARDRIMSTMKGAAFTAEKNSWKDILVVTHGMAILTILNEITGDDMAGKVIPNLTLLKIVYKDGYFSYEGEHPAPLA from the coding sequence ATGGAAATTAACTTTTATATTTTAAGACATGGTGAAACAGTATACAATACGGAAAAAAGAATGCAGGGCTGGTCTGACTCTCCCTTGACGGAAAAAGGAGAAAAAAAGGCCTCTCAATTAGGCGAAAGCCTTAAGAACTTTAGATTTGATGCAGTATTTACAAGCGATTTAGGAAGGGCCGTAAAAACCTCAGAGCTTATTATGGAAAAAAACCATTATCCCGCCCCCTTTTTTACGGAACAGGGATTAAGAGAATGGGGCCTTGGAAGCCTCGAAGGAACCGTATCTTACGTAAGCGTAATCACTGCCGCTTTGGACCGATGCAAAGACAGCTCAAACACAAGAAACTTTCTTGAAAACTTCGCCATATCCGCAAGAGAACGAGACGCATCAAAAAAAGCCGAAACATATGAAAAAGCCAGGGACAGGATCATGTCCACCATGAAAGGCGCTGCATTTACGGCCGAAAAAAACAGCTGGAAGGATATTCTTGTAGTGACTCATGGCATGGCAATTCTTACGATACTTAATGAAATAACAGGTGACGATATGGCAGGCAAGGTCATACCAAATCTTACTCTTTTAAAAATAGTATATAAGGACGGTTATTTTTCTTATGAGGGGGAACACCCTGCACCGTTAGCATAG
- a CDS encoding Gfo/Idh/MocA family protein: MKLGILGSGAIVHTFLSQISKTNEIELCAICGRKKSKDTLEKLSLQYHIKKIYYDYDEMLKDDEITEIYVALPNSLHYENSLLALNAEKNVICEKPFTSNMKELLHLIDIAKKKSLFLFEAIIPMYLENYFSIKEDLNRIGRVKILQLDFSQYSSRYNNFKQGETPIAFDPLYSGGALMDLNIYNIHFTVGLFGLPEEIKYYPNMERGIDTSGILILSYKDFKASLVASKDCASQSSGKILGTEGAITVNSPTSMCKSYTLNIYNEYTDTKNHNLYPEIMIPEFKAFDKCIKERDFSFCHKMLDHSINVMKVCQKAREEAGIIFPADKVKEI, translated from the coding sequence ATGAAGCTTGGTATTTTAGGCTCTGGGGCCATCGTTCACACTTTTCTTTCCCAGATTTCAAAAACAAACGAAATAGAATTATGCGCCATATGCGGAAGGAAAAAAAGCAAAGACACCCTTGAAAAGCTGTCCTTGCAGTATCATATTAAAAAAATCTATTATGATTACGACGAAATGCTAAAGGACGACGAGATAACGGAAATCTACGTGGCCCTTCCCAACTCTTTGCATTATGAAAACAGCCTTTTAGCCCTTAACGCCGAAAAAAATGTAATTTGTGAAAAGCCCTTTACATCAAATATGAAAGAGCTTCTCCACTTAATAGACATAGCAAAAAAGAAATCCCTTTTTCTCTTTGAAGCAATCATCCCTATGTATCTTGAGAATTATTTTTCAATTAAAGAGGATTTAAATAGAATAGGCCGGGTTAAGATATTGCAGTTGGACTTTTCCCAATACTCCAGCCGTTACAATAATTTTAAACAGGGAGAAACGCCCATAGCCTTCGATCCGCTTTATTCCGGCGGCGCTCTGATGGACCTTAATATTTATAATATCCATTTTACCGTAGGTCTTTTCGGCCTTCCGGAAGAAATAAAATATTACCCCAATATGGAAAGGGGAATCGATACCTCGGGCATATTAATCCTCTCCTATAAGGATTTCAAGGCTTCTTTGGTGGCTTCAAAGGACTGCGCTTCCCAATCCTCCGGTAAAATCCTTGGAACAGAAGGGGCCATTACCGTGAATTCCCCTACCAGCATGTGCAAAAGCTATACCCTGAACATATACAATGAATATACGGATACGAAAAACCATAATTTATATCCCGAAATCATGATTCCTGAATTTAAAGCCTTTGATAAATGCATTAAAGAAAGAGATTTCAGCTTCTGCCATAAAATGCTCGACCATAGCATAAACGTAATGAAGGTATGCCAAAAAGCA
- a CDS encoding phosphatase PAP2 family protein, translating to MDKAFRKTASNYSHGLSVIPYLLCLVWFFILEQVVLEPEFLIGTKIDKVIPFSEVFVIPYVFWYLYVAVPAVYFFFKAPDDFRKLMSFMSFSMIIACLIFTFFPNGQALRPYIRPDGLLDSIISKIYKADTPTNSLPSIHVMFSVGVHTALVHYKDASRKILNFSFVSMVLICISTVFVKQHSIVDVMAGIIFSELLYILVYIKGITVDDIWKKVRLFTKRGISLRM from the coding sequence ATGGATAAGGCTTTTAGGAAAACAGCGTCGAATTACAGTCACGGCTTAAGCGTCATACCTTATTTATTATGTCTTGTATGGTTTTTTATTTTGGAACAGGTGGTTCTTGAGCCGGAATTTCTCATAGGAACGAAAATAGATAAGGTTATCCCTTTTTCAGAGGTATTTGTTATACCCTATGTGTTTTGGTATCTTTATGTGGCTGTTCCCGCCGTATATTTTTTCTTTAAGGCTCCCGATGATTTCAGAAAGCTCATGAGCTTTATGAGTTTTTCCATGATAATTGCCTGCCTGATATTTACTTTTTTTCCTAACGGACAGGCACTGCGTCCTTATATAAGACCTGATGGGCTGCTTGACAGCATTATATCTAAAATATATAAGGCGGATACCCCGACGAATTCCTTGCCGAGCATTCATGTGATGTTTTCGGTAGGCGTCCATACGGCTCTTGTTCATTATAAGGATGCCAGCAGAAAAATATTGAACTTTTCCTTTGTATCTATGGTATTGATCTGTATCTCAACGGTATTTGTAAAACAGCATTCTATAGTGGATGTGATGGCGGGAATCATTTTTTCGGAGCTTCTATACATATTGGTATATATTAAAGGAATTACTGTGGACGATATCTGGAAAAAGGTAAGACTTTTTACAAAAAGAGGTATTTCTCTAAGAATGTAG
- a CDS encoding stalk domain-containing protein yields the protein MKKSLSKSLVLIFLSLSTVFSASTVYGGEFDVKRFEMLNTNKLIKGENVEYTFMIPYSWQKYVSLKREMPGKKSDFTEKIIVYYQAVDAPVKQTVLMTLCVYDKDKWSNQSGFRKISESGSHVMAISTSTSIPFSFGSDKIRYEDMLKEANNDYFLKTYINFEGGNTASNVVYVNGKMMKNAAYPTVNNMVYIPVREVCEALGYKVSWSERDQMVTVSSPNGDFYSHLLYDTQINKKYPVINRSGLSYVSSSYFLQVIKCNIEIDDKFNVKIVK from the coding sequence ATGAAAAAAAGCTTATCAAAATCTCTGGTATTAATTTTTCTTTCTCTTTCAACGGTATTTTCGGCCTCTACAGTATATGGGGGCGAATTTGACGTAAAAAGGTTTGAGATGCTGAATACCAATAAACTTATTAAAGGGGAAAATGTAGAATATACATTTATGATCCCTTATTCCTGGCAGAAATACGTTTCGCTTAAAAGAGAAATGCCGGGGAAAAAATCCGACTTTACGGAAAAAATAATAGTATATTATCAGGCTGTTGACGCTCCCGTTAAGCAGACGGTTTTAATGACCCTCTGCGTATACGATAAGGACAAGTGGAGCAATCAAAGCGGCTTTAGAAAAATATCCGAATCGGGAAGCCATGTTATGGCTATTTCAACCTCTACCTCTATCCCCTTTAGTTTCGGAAGCGATAAAATAAGATATGAGGACATGCTGAAAGAAGCAAATAACGATTATTTTCTTAAAACCTATATTAATTTTGAAGGGGGCAACACAGCGTCAAACGTCGTCTACGTAAACGGCAAAATGATGAAAAACGCCGCCTACCCCACAGTAAACAATATGGTGTACATACCCGTAAGAGAGGTCTGCGAGGCTCTGGGCTATAAAGTAAGCTGGTCTGAAAGAGACCAAATGGTTACGGTTTCAAGCCCCAACGGCGATTTTTACAGCCACCTTCTTTACGATACTCAGATAAATAAAAAATATCCCGTAATAAACAGGTCGGGGTTAAGCTATGTTTCCTCTTCCTATTTTCTTCAAGTCATAAAGTGCAATATTGAAATAGACGATAAATTTAACGTAAAAATAGTAAAATAA
- a CDS encoding glycine C-acetyltransferase, translated as MKSAYNIWNETINEIRDAGLWKDERVITTRQSSSIDTTQKNDVINMCANNYLGLSGNKEIAEAAKAGIDKWGYGLSSVRFICGTQQVHKDLEKKISEFLYTEDTILYSSCYDANGGLFETLLTDQDAVISDELNHASIIDGVRLCKAKRYRYKNNDMADLEEQLKQAMDQRIRLIITDGVFSMDGYIANLKGICDLAEKYDAIVAVDDSHGVGVVGENGRGTHEHCGVIDRVDIITGTLGKALGGASGGYTSGRKEIIDILRQRSRPYLFSNTLAPVIASASIKVLDMLMKDNSYKNTLDENMKYYRQRLTEEGFSLLDGCHPIIPIMVYDEIIAQKMAAILLEKDIYAVGFFYPVVPKGKARIRTQVSAAHTKEQLDRVVKAFVEAKNELGL; from the coding sequence ATGAAATCCGCATATAATATCTGGAACGAAACCATAAACGAAATCAGAGATGCAGGGCTTTGGAAGGACGAAAGAGTAATAACCACCCGCCAGTCCTCCTCCATCGATACAACTCAGAAAAACGACGTTATTAATATGTGCGCCAATAATTACCTTGGCCTTTCAGGAAACAAGGAAATAGCGGAAGCTGCAAAAGCAGGCATTGACAAATGGGGCTACGGCCTTTCATCAGTTCGCTTTATCTGCGGAACCCAGCAGGTGCATAAGGACCTTGAAAAGAAAATAAGTGAATTTCTCTATACGGAAGATACAATACTTTATTCCTCATGCTATGATGCCAACGGCGGGCTTTTTGAAACTCTGCTTACAGATCAGGACGCAGTAATAAGCGACGAGCTGAACCATGCAAGTATTATAGACGGCGTAAGGCTTTGCAAGGCCAAAAGATACAGATATAAAAATAATGACATGGCAGACCTTGAAGAACAGCTGAAGCAGGCCATGGACCAGAGAATCCGTCTTATAATTACAGACGGCGTATTCTCCATGGACGGTTATATTGCAAACCTTAAGGGCATATGCGATTTAGCTGAAAAATACGATGCCATCGTAGCCGTAGACGACAGCCACGGTGTTGGCGTAGTAGGGGAAAACGGCAGAGGAACCCACGAACACTGCGGCGTTATCGATAGAGTTGATATCATCACAGGTACCCTTGGAAAAGCCCTCGGCGGCGCCAGCGGCGGATATACTTCCGGCCGGAAAGAAATCATTGATATTTTAAGACAGCGTTCAAGGCCTTACTTATTCTCCAATACTCTTGCTCCGGTGATTGCTTCTGCTTCCATCAAGGTTCTTGATATGCTTATGAAAGACAATAGCTATAAAAATACCCTTGACGAAAATATGAAATACTACAGGCAGAGGCTTACAGAAGAAGGATTTTCTCTTCTTGACGGCTGCCACCCCATTATACCTATTATGGTATACGATGAAATCATCGCCCAGAAAATGGCTGCGATTCTTTTAGAAAAGGATATTTATGCAGTGGGCTTCTTCTATCCCGTTGTTCCAAAGGGAAAAGCAAGAATAAGAACTCAGGTTTCCGCCGCCCATACAAAAGAGCAGCTTGACAGGGTTGTAAAAGCATTTGTTGAAGCTAAAAATGAATTAGGACTATAA